A single region of the Tigriopus californicus strain San Diego chromosome 8, Tcal_SD_v2.1, whole genome shotgun sequence genome encodes:
- the LOC131885243 gene encoding tRNA N(3)-methylcytidine methyltransferase METTL2-like (The sequence of the model RefSeq protein was modified relative to this genomic sequence to represent the inferred CDS: added 31 bases not found in genome assembly) — protein MGKGAPSIMEASADHKRPAFGNRFLTDEQHVFEHNAWDNVDWDADHLHRVQQQIEDNSHHKMSSERRQELEDQASRHWDQFYQIHQNRFFKDRKWLFTEFPPLAALDQAAGPALSMLEVGCGVGNTVFPVLEMVQNARFKLYCCDFSPVAIDVLKADKNFDPERCLPFVCDIGSMAAWQACPIPAQSLDVVTMIFCLSALEPEQMGVALSALYDRLKPGGCVLFRDYGQYDLAQVRFKPGKCLADNFYVRGDGTRVFFFSQDKVKAIFEQAGFVEKQNLSDKRLQVNRGKQLKMYRVWIQAQYVKPHQ, from the coding sequence CCTCAGCGGACCACAAGCGTCCCGCCTTTGGCAATCGCTTCTTAACCGACGAGCAACACGTGTTCGAGCACAATGCTTGGGACAACGTGGATTGGGACGCAGACCATCTCCATCGAGTACAGCAACAGATCGAAGACAATTCCCACCACAAAATGAGTTCCGAACGACGCCAAGAACTCGAGGACCAAGCCAGTCGCCATTGGGATCAGTTCTACCAAATCCACCAAAACCGATTCTTCAAGGACCGCAAATGGCTCTTCACCGAATTCCCGCCCCTGGCCGCATTAGACCAAGCCGCCGGACCGGCCTTGTCCATGCTGGAAGTGGGCTGTGGCGTGGGCAATACCGTCTTCCCCGTCCTCGAAATGGTCCAGAATGCCCGGTTCAAGTTGTACTGTTGCGATTTCTCACCCGTAGCCATAGACGTGCTCAAGGCCGACAAGAACTTTGATCCCGAGCGATGCCTGCCTTTCGTGTGTGACATCGGATCCATGGCCGCCTGGCAAGCCTGCCCGATCCCGGCCCAATCTTTGGACGTGGTCACCATGATCTTTTGTTTATCGGCCTTGGAGCCGGAGCAAATGGGTGTGGCCCTGAGCGCCCTCTATGACCGACTCAAGCCCGGCGGGTGTGTGCTCTTTCGGGATTATGGCCAGTATGATCTGGCCCAGGTTCGGTTCAAGCCCGGGAAATGCCTGGCCGATAACTTCTATGTCCGGGGTGATGGCACCCgggtcttctttttctctcaagACAAGGTCAAGGCCATCTTTGAGCAGGCCGGATTTGTGGAAAAGCAGAACCTCTCCGACAAACGCTTACAAGTCAATCGCGGCAAACAACTCAAAATGTACCGGGTTTGGATTCAGGCGCAATACGTTAAACCCCACCAATAA
- the LOC131884492 gene encoding LOW QUALITY PROTEIN: transport and Golgi organization protein 6 homolog (The sequence of the model RefSeq protein was modified relative to this genomic sequence to represent the inferred CDS: substituted 1 base at 1 genomic stop codon), with translation MAEHKRMFRVLSELIRPLEDKIRIVSQPQEKINPDLALDAILAQKVPDAQDVRWTFVSQILAHLTEIAQSLKGSFDVLLSVQEQKDISTAMQLVIALGILPNLIPEVGLSIEKRSKFIQTCLASQKDIHIDQKYWKLVSVAKGLLTLVEEPLLSEVILSKHLGDMLAMFIQLGYAPLKKPNPPNVSTQPKEYVMTPERFDQLTQDQAFFRTELNRILDKLYQPMVVKHLLVIQSNAKGPKWVKRICGDFLSERLMREHGLMNVIRGVMDVGEGTESSSSSTQRYQIIAQVLANPPASTYKNTEAYYEKICPQILDILALRSNPESQHFHLIACACVKTISERSLILSRRYLLDKIMETFLRMNAIHPDPTNEVSEEAIEKNLNLLHLIFVVGNDPSGVFLAHLEPILLVLMELHCAVTYGVSALKKPLEELLLRYLKCCSNSDSIKAVKAFAFKDLGHCQDGLNRFQLPREGIKFINGEQGGIQMVFQPNELDEQFYVSDDEKSIVIVDLLQDCKDKALATDFFISLLKDLSELMGRIAREPSPPISNVNSNSLEEKLLSFERDLDQTMLKLRKNLMIVRLLGLLSEDDKIQQNLMKDSEQLLEFVCLTIERCALSCANESEDDEEEDGSQILEAQSLMMALTLLSVKVTQPYVQIDEWKRLQNGLKDLDILGKMYPDERARQLSRRLKLLIATHGAVMDHKDEMERHIKTMFSKVDDIHNISEKVKQMKVNPEFGAQPEPDEANCSYEXALQSLTDPLLPIRGHGLIALTKLVNQKDEVTLKNVKKVMDIFKDNLADEDTYIYLQAIYGLVACANYDPALVIDVLTREYALIDDRKYIGEGAIEVRTKIGEALVRVTKTLNELTPKFKNQLLNPFLGQLNHPDELVRASSLSNLGEVCRNLKYSLGMILDEVFMCLHQVIQTDKSVQVRRAAVLVVSLILQGLGPDALKVLQSYIKEIYKTLIQLQRTETDPPLLQHVDIALGEIDDIVRRFFQPELNHTKKIYVLDTPDNE, from the exons ATGGCCGAGCATAAACGGATGTTCAGGGTCCTATCGGAACTGATTCGCCCCCTCGAGGACAAGATTCGGATTGTGAGTCAGCCTCAAGAGAAGATCAATCCCGATTTGGCCCTGGAtgccattttggctcaaaaagtaCCCGATGCCCAGGATGTGCGTTGGACTTTCGTCTCGCAGATCCTAGCTCATTTGACTGAGATCGCCCAGTCGTTGAAGGGGTCCTTCGACGTGCTCTTGAGTGTTCAAGAGCAAAAGGACATATCCACCGCCATGCAGTTGGTCATTGCCCTGGGTATCTTGCCCAATCTCATCCCGGAGGTCGGTTTGTCGATCGAGAAACGCTCCAAATTCATACAGACCTGTCTAGCTAGCCAAAAAGATATTCATATCGACCAG AAATATTGGAAGCTCGTCTCCGTGGCCAAAGGCTTACTTACCCTAGTCGAGGAACCCCTTCTCTCAGAGGTGATCCTCTCCAAGCACTTGGGCGATATGTTGGCCATGTTCATTCAGCTCGGATATGCTCCCTTGAAGAAGCCCAATCCTCCCAATGTCTCCACCCAGCCCAAAGAATACGTGATGACGCCAGAACGGTTCGATCAGCTCACCCAAGATCAGGCTTTTTTTCGCACTGAACTGAACCGAATTCTGGACAAGTTGTATCAACCGATGGTGGTCAAGCACCTCCTTGTGATCCAGTCGAACGCCAAGGGCCCCAAATGGGTCAAAAGAATCTGCGGGGACTTCTTGAGTGAACGTCTTATGAGAGAACACGGCCTAATGAATGTAATTCGGGGGGTAATGGACGTGGGGGAGGGGACtgagtcgtcgtcgtcgtccacTCAACGCTATCAGATTATCGCTCAAGTACTGGCCAACCCACCCGCTAGTACGTATAAAAACACCGAAGCCTACTATGAGAAGATTTGTCCGCAGATTTTGGACATCTTGGCACTGAGATCCAATCCAGAGAGCCAACATTTCCACTTGATCGCGTGCGCGTGCGTCAAGACCATCTCGGAAAGGTCGCTCATACTCTCGCGACGTTACCTGCTCGACAAAATCATGGAAACCTTCCTCCGCATGAACGCTATTCACCCTGATCCGACCAATGAGGTGTCTGAAGAGGCCATCGAGAAGAACCTCAACCTTCTGCACCTCATTTTTGTGGTGGGCAATGATCCATCGGGTGTGTTCCTAGCACACTTGGAACCCATCTTACTCGTGCTAATGGAGCTCCATTGCGCCGTTACCTACGGTGTTTCCGCGCTGAAAAAGCCTTTGGAGGAGCTCCTCCTGAGGTACTTGAAATGTTGCTCCAACTCGGACAGCATCAAGGCTGTGAAGGCATTTGCCTTTAAGGACTTGGGCCATTGCCAAGATGGCCTCAATCGCTTCCAATTGCCTCGAGAGGGAATCAAGTTCATCAATGGAGAGCAAGGCGGGATCCAGATGGTGTTCCAGCCCAATGAACTTGACGAGCAGTTTTACGTGTCGGACGACGAGAAATCCATCGTCATTGTGGACCTTCTCCAGGATTGCAAGGACAAAGCCTTGGCCACAGacttcttcatttccttgCTCAAAGATCTATCCGAGTTGATGGGACGAATTGCTCGCGAACCAAGTCCGCCCATTTCAAATGTGAATTCAAACTCTCTGGAAGAGAAGCTGCTTTCGTTTGAGCGCGATCTCGACCAGACCATGTTGAAGCTTCGCAAGAATCTAATGATTGTGAGGTTGCTGGGCTTGCTCTCTGAGGATGACAAAATCCAACAGAATCTCATGAAGGACTCGGAACAGTTGTTGGAATTCGTTTGTCTCACGATCGAAAGATGCGCCCTGTCTTGCGCCAACGAAAGcgaagacgatgaagaagaggatgggTCCCAAATTTTGGAAGCCCAGAGCCTCATGATGGCTCTGACGTTGCTCTCGGTGAAGGTCACTCAGCCTTATGTCCAAATTGACGAATGGAAACGACTCCAAAATGGGTTGAAGGATCTGGACATACTCGGCAAGATGTATCCGGACGAGCGGGCTCGTCAACTCTCTCGACGATTGAAACTTCTAATTGCCACTCACGGCGCTGTGATGGACCATAAA GATGAGATGGAGCGACATATCAAGACTATGTTCTCCAAAGTTGATGACATCCACAACATTTCGGAGAaagtgaagcaaatgaaagtCAACCCGGAATTTGGAGCTCAACCAGAGCCTGATGAAGCGAATTGCAGCTATGAATAGGCTCTTCAATCCCTAACCGATCCCTTGTTACCCATCAGAGGTCATGGATTGATCGCCTTGACCAAATTAGTGAATCAGAAAGATGAAGTcactttgaaaaatgtcaagaaagtCATGGACATTTTTAAG GACAATCTCGCCGATGAGGACACATACATTTACCTCCAAGCAATCTATGGATTGGTGGCTTGTGCCAATTATGATCCCGCCTTGGTGATTGACGTGCTTACGCGAGAATATGCTCTCATTGATGACCGGAAATATATTGGCGAAGGGGCCATTGAAGTCCGGACCAAGATCGGAGAAGCATTGGTGAGAGTGACCAAGACACTGAATGAGCTCACACCCAAATTTAAGAACCAATTGCTTAACCCATTCCTTGGTCAATTGAACCATCCCGATGAATTAGTTCGTGCTTCATCCCTAAGCAACCTGGGGGAAGTTTGCCGCAATCTCAAATACTCTTTGGGAATGATCTTGGACGAG GTGTTCATGTGTCTCCATCAAGTCATTCAGACCGACAAATCGGTACAAGTTCGTCGAGCGGCTGTTTTAGTGGTGAGTCTGATACTCCAAGGCTTGGGTCCAGATGCCCTAAAAGTGCTCCAGAGCTATATCAAGGAAATCTACAA AACTTTAATTCAACTCCAAAGAACCGAAACGGATCCCCCTCTTCTGCAACACGTGGACATTGCCTTGGGTGAAATCGACGACATTGTTCGAAGGTTCTTTCAGCCCGAGCTAAATCATACCAAAAAGATTTACGTCCTTGATACCCCTGACAATGAATAA
- the LOC131885947 gene encoding SPRY domain-containing SOCS box protein 3-like, translating to MNSIASVGPVNPPVGPEDKPSEDGTQLPLAFACVDHWSWNPSDKSREVLLNGPKDRIAHFHPNWSNGTAGVRGTRVLNNARYYWEINVFQRIFGTSMMFGIGTKDARLHVDAFVNMLGEDDQSWGLSHKGYIWHNGRYKYYTRPFRENVSTTIGVFFDGISGTLTYYKDGVSLGVAFTGLRDIKEPLFPIVCSTAAKTEMGLGMMKRDFISLLDRCRSVILQHLTKEEQLDELCLPKCLKNYISEGLEDFQADVQLSQNNFTL from the exons ATGAACTCCATAGCTTCGGTGGGTCCCGTCAATCCTCCCGTGGGTCCCGAGGACAAACCAAGCGAAGACGGCACTCAATTACCTCTGGCCTTCGCTTGCGTGGATCATTGGTCGTGGAACCCATCGGACAAGTCTCGTGAAGTCTTATTGAACGGGCCCAAGGATCGGATTGCCCATTTCCATCCCAATTGGAGCAATGGTACGGCAGGGGTCCGAGGTACCCGTGTCCTCAACAACGCCCGCTACTATTGGGAGATCAATGTCTTTCAACGCATATTCGGCACAAG CATGATGTTTGGCATTGGCACCAAAGACGCCCGATTGCACGTGGACGCGTTTGTGAACATGCTTGGCGAGGACGACCAAAGTTGGGGTCTTTCACACAAGGGTTACATCTGGCACAACGGGCGCTACAAGTACTACACAAGGCCATTCCGGGAGAACGTCTCCACGACCATTGGTGTGTTTTTCGATGGTATCAGTGGGACGCTCACTTACTACAAGGACGGTGTGAGTTTGGGCGTGGCATTCACGGGCCTCCGCGACATCAAGGAGCCCTTGTTTCCCATTGTGTGCAGCACGGCTGCTAAGACAGAAATGGGATTGGGCATGATGAAACGGGATTTCATCTCTCTACTCGATCGATGTCGGTCGGTGATTCTGCAGCATTTGACCAAGGAAGAACAACTCGACGAATTGTGCCTTCCCAAGTGCTTGAAGAACTACATCTCGGAAGGCTTGGAAGATTTCCAAGCTGATGTGCAGCTCTCTCAGAACAACTTCACTCTCTAA
- the LOC131884918 gene encoding tRNA N(3)-methylcytidine methyltransferase METTL2-like gives MGKGAPPLMEPSADHKRPAFGNRFLTDEQHVFEHNAWDNVDWDADHLHRVQQQIEDNSHHKMSSERRQELEDQASRHWDQFYQIHQNRFFKDRKWLFTEFPPLAALDQAAGPALSMLEVGCGVGNTVFPVLEMVQNARFKLYCCDFSPVAIDVLKADKNFDPERCLPFVCDIGSMAAWQACPIPAQSLDVVTMIFCLSALEPEQMGVALSALYDRLKPGGCVLFRDYGQYDLAQVRFKPGKCLADNFYVRCCTAKAVFCPKMVKTVDLTSKNIFLTLVIT, from the coding sequence ATGGGAAAAGGGGCCCCACCGCTCATGGAACCCTCAGCGGACCACAAGCGTCCCGCCTTTGGCAATCGCTTCTTAACCGACGAGCAACACGTGTTCGAGCACAATGCTTGGGACAACGTGGATTGGGACGCAGACCATCTCCATCGAGTACAGCAACAGATCGAAGACAATTCCCACCACAAAATGAGTTCCGAACGACGCCAAGAACTCGAGGACCAAGCCAGTCGCCATTGGGATCAGTTCTACCAAATCCACCAAAACCGATTCTTCAAGGACCGCAAATGGCTCTTCACCGAATTCCCGCCCCTGGCCGCATTAGACCAAGCCGCCGGACCGGCCTTGTCCATGCTGGAAGTGGGCTGTGGCGTGGGCAATACCGTCTTCCCCGTCCTCGAAATGGTCCAGAATGCCCGGTTCAAGTTGTACTGTTGCGATTTCTCACCCGTAGCCATAGACGTGCTCAAGGCCGACAAGAACTTTGATCCCGAGCGATGCCTGCCTTTCGTGTGTGACATCGGATCCATGGCCGCCTGGCAAGCCTGCCCGATCCCGGCCCAATCTTTGGACGTGGTCACCATGATCTTTTGTTTATCGGCCTTGGAGCCGGAGCAAATGGGTGTGGCCCTGAGCGCCCTCTATGACCGACTCAAGCCCGGCGGGTGTGTGCTCTTTCGGGATTATGGCCAGTATGATCTGGCTCAGGTTCGGTTCAAGCCCGGGAAATGCCTGGCCGATAACTTCTATGTCcgctgctgtacggccaaggcggtgttttgccccaaaatggtcaaaacaGTTGATTTAAcctcaaaaaatatctttttgaccCTAGTTATAACTTAA
- the LOC131885945 gene encoding juvenile hormone esterase-like, with amino-acid sequence MLSKYLGTICLWLWLGIVSVGAHVFDTDGPIVDILEQGKIQGEIWKTFSEKEFYGFRTVPFAKPPIGELRFKIPEDPESWQGIRKSSNFTQITCAQMNFHEVIEGVEDCLYLNVFTTSIKAEEPLPVIVWLHGGGFFAGGGGTKIYGPEFFMEHDLVFVSPNYRLGALGFFTLETEDAPGNIGLQDQLKALKWVQRNIHLFGGDPNRVTVMGESAGSMSAMYLMMSPKSKGLFHGIIALSGSFISSYTHWDKHPRLYGHRLAKDLDCDSNSSKEIVSCLQKLPVVKFQEKTQHFLQYLWTGPNVWMPVVDGHFSEDPVLPQKPIEILKAKEYNQMPIIMGTNSEEGAFNMCGYLKGIIHLEDVEERWDQLAPLILFHRSMDEITDKDVELARKVRKFYFGDNPISFDLIREYANMMGDHMFISGVDQTIKLLSKTNDYPVYQYMYSHKGSFTTVDPFVLPEWQFLIKVGLKYYLNIDIWNQDLGVSHADELFVMFQPHILPWNSLFTEDDQLVSKRMTTLFSNFARYGNPTPQDMESLPQWTPVHPHSQLYYNITSHTLKMENRPDFKARMDFWEMIMAEVNSYRNFISDKAPLLRDELHKLPPSSLNDERNEL; translated from the exons ATGTTGTCAAAATATTTAGGAACAATCTGCTTGTGGTTATGGCTTGGGATTGTGTCAGTGGGGGCTCACGTTTTCGATACAGATGGTCCGATCGTGGATATCCTGGAGCAGGGCAAGATCCAGGGAGAAATTTGGAAGACCTTCAGTGAAAAAGAGTTCTATGGATTTAGAACAGTACCATTTGCTAAGCCACCCATAGGAGAGCTGAGGTTCAAGATTCCTGAAGATCCCGAATCTTGGCAAGGCATTCGAAAATCTTCGAACTTCACACAAATCACATGCGCgcaaatgaattttcatgaA gttATTGAAGGGGTCGAGGATTGCCTTTATCTCAATGTTTTCACAACAAGTATCAAAGCTGAAGAGCCGTTGCCCGTAATTGTGTGGTTACACGGCGGCGGGTTCTTTGCTGGTGGAGGGGGCACCAAAATCTACGGTCCAGAATTTTTTATGGAACACGACCTCGTGTTTGTCTCCCCAAACTATCGCTTGGGAGCCCTGGGGTTCTTCACCTTGGAGACCGAGGATGCCCCCGGTAATATTGGCCTTCAAGATCAGCTCAAAGCCCTGAAATGGGTTCAAAGGAACATTCACCTATTTGGAGGAGACCCGAATAGGGTGACAGTGATGGGTGAAAGCGCAGGAAGCATGTCAGCCATGTATCTCATGATGTCTCCAAAATCTAAG GGCCTATTTCATGGAATAATTGCACTGTCCGGGTCCTTTATCTCAAGCTACACTCATTGGGACAAGCATCCGAGGTTGTACGGCCATAGGTTGGCCAAAGATTTGGATTGTGATTCCAACTCGTCAAAAGAAATCGTCTCATGCCTCCAAAAGCTACCGGTTGTGAAATTCCAAGAAAAGACTCAACATTTTCTTCAGTACTTATGGACAGGGCCGAACGTGTGGATGCCTGTAGTCGACGGACATTTCAGTGAAGATCCCGTCCTCCCCCAaaaaccaattgaaattttaaaagcCAAAGAGTACAATCAAATGCCCATCATCATGGGCACCAATTCCGAGGAAGGGGCCTTTAACATGTGCGGTTACTTGAAAGGCATCATTCACTTGGAGGACGTGGAGGAGCGTTGGGACCAATTGGCGCCCCTTATCCTGTTCCACAGATCCATGGATGAGATCACAGACAAGGACGTCGAGTTGGCCCGAAAAGTGCGGAAATTCTACTTTGGCGACAACCCAATCTCGTTTGACTTGATTCGGGAGTATGCCAACATGATGGGTGACCACATGTTCATCTCAGGAGTAGATCAAACCATCAA GCTCTTATCAAAGACCAACGACTACCCCGTCTACCAATACATGTACAGTCATAAAGGTTCCTTCACGACAGTAGACCCCTTTGTCTTACCCGAGTGGcaattcttgatcaaagttGGGTTGAAGTACTACCTGAATATCGATATTTGGAATCAAGACTTGGGCGTCTCTCACGCTGATGAACTGTTCGTCATGTTTCAACCGCACATTCTTCCTTGGAATTCGTTGTTTACTGAAGATGATCAGCTCGTGAGCAAGCGGATGACAACTTTGTTCTCGAACTTTGCGAG atATGGAAACCCGACTCCTCAAGACATGGAATCATTGCCTCAATGGACCCCAGTGCATCCGCATAGTCAGCTATATTACAATATAACCAGCCATACCCTTAAAATGGAAAATCGCCCAGACTTCAAGGCTCGTATGGATTTTTGGGAGATGATCATGGCCGAAGTGAACTCCTATCGGAATTTTATTTCGGACAAAGCTCCTCTATTGAGGGATGAATTGCACAAGCTTCCCCCTAGTTCGCTCaatgatgaaagaaatgagttgTGA
- the LOC131885245 gene encoding PITH domain-containing protein GA19395-like, giving the protein MSHNHGGCCGHGNHGGPDVGVSIEDADGLGCQYSLYQKINLAEVACLNETVDGSGQLVFKPWDRRLDKTDCVVSDADEELLWNIPFSGNVKLKGVIVVGGEGQSHPQKMRLFKNREHMTFDEARAQADQEFDVVKDPQGQVEYPTKVVSFSNVHHLTIHFPSNYGDDETKVYYIGLKGEFFKSNRVGVVNTVYEARPMMEDHKQDLKDLNISHNAQF; this is encoded by the exons ATGTCTCACAACCACG GTGGATGTTGCGGTCACGGGAATCACGGAGGTCCGGATGTGGGCGTGTCCATCGAGGATGCGGATGGTCTCGGCTGTCAATACAGTCTCTATCAAAAGATCAATCTGGCCGAGGTGGCGTGCTTGAACGAGACCGTGGATGGATCCGGTCAGCTCGTGTTCAAGCCTTGGGATCGACGTCTGGATAAGACAGATTGCGTCGTGTCCGATGCCGATGAAGAGCTTCTGTGGAACATCCCGTTCTCCGGCAATGTCAAACTGAAAGGCGTGATCGTGGTGGGCGGCGAAGGTCAGAGTCATCCGCAGAAGATGCGGCTTTTCAAGAACCGGGAACATATGACCTTTGACGAAGCGCGGGCCCAGGCCGATCAAGAATTTGACGTGGTCAAAGATCCCCAAGGCCAAGTGGAATATCCCACCAA AGTGGTCAGCTTCTCGAATGTCCATCATCTCACCATCCATTTTCCCTCCAATTACGGCGACGATGAAACCAAGGTCTATTATATAGGCTTGAAGGGCGAGTTTTTCAAATCCAACCGAGTGGGTGTGGTCAATACCGTCTACGAGGCCCGACCTATGATGGAAGATCATAAACAGGATCTGAAGGATCTGAACATCAGCCACAATGCCCAATTCTAA